A genomic window from Archaeoglobus profundus DSM 5631 includes:
- a CDS encoding DUF6955 family protein, translating to MVHYIGIILDDKRYEQIKGTPLEEKIQYIFGGALKMLVVEVPEDKSQQILKAFDRARIDSRGFIEDLPVAFKRALFEEIAKAKSLDVIDKVLERLPEIQELAKKEEEYIPPPEIE from the coding sequence ATGGTTCACTACATAGGTATTATTCTGGACGATAAGAGGTACGAGCAGATAAAGGGAACACCGCTTGAGGAGAAAATCCAGTACATCTTCGGCGGAGCTCTGAAAATGCTAGTGGTCGAAGTACCTGAGGATAAGTCACAGCAAATACTCAAAGCCTTCGACAGAGCAAGAATCGACTCGAGAGGGTTCATCGAAGACCTACCAGTGGCTTTCAAGAGAGCTTTGTTCGAAGAGATCGCAAAAGCCAAATCGTTGGACGTCATAGACAAGGTTCTTGAGAGATTACCAGAGATTCAGGAGCTTGCGAAGAAGGAAGAGGAATACATACCGCCACCGGAGATTGAATAA
- the aprA gene encoding adenylyl-sulfate reductase subunit alpha: protein MAVEVYKNIETYKPEDVQDVTVETDILIIGGGFSGCGAAYEAAYWAKAAGLKVTLVEKAAIERSGAVAQGLSAINTYLGLSGRAQQVGDKPNTIEDYVRYVTLDMMGIAREDLVADYARHVDGTVHLFEKWGLPIWKDENGKYVREGRWQVMIHGESYKPIIAEAAKMALGEENIYERVFITHLLMDKNDPQRVAGAVGFSVREPKFYIFKAKAVILATGGATLLFRPRSTGEGMGRIWYAVFNTGSGYAMAIEAGAHTCQMEHRFIPSRFKDGYGPVGAWFLLFKSVATNAFDEVYIEKKETIEKYKPYADAVPTPTPLRNHQMLEELINGRGPILMRTEWAIKKLQEEGKDLKKLIEEAWEDFLDMTVSQALLWAALNIEPEKVPSEIMTAEPYMMGSHSGCAGLWVCGPEDLMPEEYKKLFPFCYNRMTTIKGLFAVGDCSGANPHKFSSGSFTEGRIAGKAAVRYVVEQNPNPEIDEAKVQELKKKIFQPMVTYEQFKNASTREDINPNYLFPKQALWRLQKIMDEYAAGASMWYRTNEKMLKIALERLQMLKEDMEKLAARNLHELMRCWEMWHRVIVAEAHVQHMLFRQETRWPGYYYRMDYPDIDDENWKVFVVGRKNPETGEWEMQKVPYIQIVDWQL from the coding sequence ATGGCGGTTGAGGTATATAAGAATATAGAGACGTACAAGCCAGAGGATGTACAGGATGTGACTGTAGAGACAGACATATTGATCATCGGTGGTGGTTTCTCTGGCTGTGGTGCAGCCTACGAAGCAGCCTACTGGGCTAAAGCGGCTGGCTTGAAAGTAACACTCGTAGAGAAAGCAGCAATTGAGAGGAGTGGTGCTGTAGCTCAGGGTCTATCTGCTATAAACACCTACCTCGGTCTGTCAGGCAGAGCTCAGCAAGTCGGCGACAAGCCAAACACAATTGAGGACTACGTAAGATACGTAACACTCGACATGATGGGTATCGCAAGAGAGGACTTGGTCGCCGACTATGCAAGACATGTTGATGGAACAGTACACCTCTTCGAGAAGTGGGGACTGCCGATCTGGAAGGACGAGAACGGCAAGTATGTGAGAGAGGGTAGATGGCAAGTCATGATCCACGGTGAGTCATACAAGCCGATTATTGCAGAGGCTGCAAAGATGGCTTTGGGTGAGGAGAACATCTACGAGAGAGTATTCATAACACACTTACTAATGGACAAGAACGACCCACAGAGGGTTGCTGGTGCAGTCGGTTTCAGCGTGAGAGAGCCGAAGTTCTACATCTTCAAGGCTAAGGCCGTAATCCTCGCGACTGGTGGTGCTACACTGCTCTTCAGACCAAGAAGCACCGGAGAAGGTATGGGTAGAATCTGGTATGCAGTGTTCAACACTGGAAGCGGTTATGCAATGGCTATCGAGGCTGGAGCTCACACATGCCAGATGGAGCACAGATTCATTCCATCGAGATTCAAGGACGGTTACGGTCCAGTCGGTGCATGGTTCCTGCTCTTCAAGTCGGTAGCTACGAACGCATTCGATGAAGTATACATCGAGAAGAAGGAGACAATCGAGAAGTACAAGCCATACGCTGATGCCGTCCCAACCCCGACACCACTAAGAAACCACCAGATGCTTGAGGAGCTCATCAACGGTAGGGGACCAATCCTCATGAGAACGGAGTGGGCTATCAAGAAGTTGCAGGAAGAGGGTAAGGATCTCAAGAAGCTCATCGAGGAGGCTTGGGAAGACTTCCTTGACATGACAGTGTCACAGGCATTGCTCTGGGCTGCTCTGAACATCGAGCCTGAGAAGGTGCCATCAGAGATCATGACCGCTGAGCCATACATGATGGGTTCACACTCAGGTTGTGCAGGTCTGTGGGTATGCGGTCCAGAGGACCTAATGCCAGAGGAGTACAAGAAGCTCTTCCCGTTCTGCTACAACAGAATGACAACAATCAAGGGATTGTTCGCAGTTGGAGACTGCAGTGGTGCTAACCCGCACAAGTTCTCAAGCGGTTCGTTCACCGAGGGTAGAATCGCAGGTAAGGCTGCCGTAAGGTACGTGGTCGAGCAGAACCCGAACCCAGAGATCGACGAGGCTAAGGTGCAGGAGTTGAAGAAGAAGATCTTCCAGCCGATGGTTACATACGAACAGTTCAAGAACGCTTCAACGAGAGAAGACATTAACCCGAACTACCTGTTCCCGAAGCAGGCACTCTGGAGACTCCAGAAGATCATGGACGAATATGCAGCTGGAGCTTCAATGTGGTACAGAACTAACGAGAAGATGCTTAAGATTGCTCTCGAGAGATTGCAGATGCTCAAGGAGGACATGGAGAAGCTCGCTGCTAGGAACTTGCACGAGCTCATGAGGTGCTGGGAGATGTGGCACAGAGTCATCGTTGCAGAGGCACACGTACAGCACATGCTCTTCAGACAGGAGACAAGATGGCCCGGCTACTACTACAGAATGGACTACCCAGACATCGACGACGAGAACTGGAAAGTCTTCGTTGTCGGCAGGAAGAACCCAGAGACCGGCGAGTGGGAGATGCAGAAGGTACCATACATACAGATAGTCGACTGGCAGCTCTAA
- a CDS encoding HD domain-containing protein, whose amino-acid sequence MDRGEALELLRSYIKNDKLIKHCIATSAIMKELAKELGEDEKRWELLGLLHDIDYELVEGDMNRHGVVGSEILRKYFDESFCETVKHHNYFIFEPKSKEEIALIASDNISGLIIACALVKGRKITAVTPKTVKEKFKEKSFARGCNRDMIARIEELGISLERFFEIAIKALEGVKDELGLE is encoded by the coding sequence ATGGATCGCGGTGAAGCCTTGGAACTTTTGCGGAGCTACATCAAGAATGACAAGCTCATCAAACATTGCATAGCCACTTCAGCGATAATGAAGGAGTTGGCTAAAGAGTTGGGTGAAGATGAAAAAAGGTGGGAGCTTTTGGGTTTGTTACACGACATAGATTACGAATTGGTTGAAGGAGACATGAATAGACACGGAGTGGTTGGATCAGAAATTTTGAGAAAATACTTTGACGAGAGCTTTTGCGAAACTGTAAAGCACCATAACTACTTCATCTTTGAACCGAAAAGCAAGGAGGAAATAGCTTTAATTGCATCTGACAACATTTCTGGGCTAATAATTGCGTGTGCACTTGTTAAAGGCAGGAAGATTACAGCTGTAACTCCCAAGACTGTTAAGGAAAAGTTCAAGGAAAAGAGCTTTGCTAGAGGTTGCAACAGAGATATGATTGCTAGGATCGAGGAGCTTGGAATAAGCTTGGAAAGATTTTTTGAAATAGCTATAAAGGCCTTAGAGGGCGTGAAAGATGAACTCGGCCTTGAATGA
- the sat gene encoding sulfate adenylyltransferase, with translation MPKFKMPPPHGGRLVERVVEKRDVAEKMAAGAIEYELKPTTDPKGVPIRHVYREIISVCYGFFSPVEGSMTSGDLERVLKERRLENEWVFPYPILFDISDEDLKALNVSEGDRLLLKLKGQPFAIMDVEEIYKIDPKDVATRTFGTPENNPEVVRQPFDEKHPGWMIYRCMHPNVIAGKWTIINPPKFREPYDRFWFPPRKCREVIKNEKKWRTVIAHQTRNVPHTGHEMLMKCAAYTGDIEPCHGILVNAIIGAKRKGDYPNEAILEGHEAVNKYGYIKPSRHMVTFTLWDMRYGNPIESLLHGIIRQNMGCTHHMFGRDHAAVGEYYDKFATQILWSEGIPSFGFEAPPNEVDYGLKIIPQNMAEFWYCPICGEIAYSENCGHTDAKQKFSGSFLRGMVAEGVMPPKVVMRPEVYKAIVKWWKVFNYPFVNNKYLEYINKELEIDLEPMEIPKA, from the coding sequence ATGCCGAAGTTTAAGATGCCTCCACCGCACGGTGGCAGGTTGGTAGAAAGAGTCGTAGAAAAGAGAGATGTTGCTGAGAAAATGGCTGCTGGTGCCATTGAATACGAACTCAAGCCAACAACCGATCCGAAGGGTGTCCCAATAAGGCACGTCTACAGAGAGATAATCTCGGTCTGCTACGGCTTCTTCAGCCCGGTAGAGGGTTCGATGACATCTGGTGACTTGGAAAGGGTTTTGAAGGAGAGAAGGCTTGAGAACGAGTGGGTGTTCCCGTACCCAATTCTGTTCGACATAAGCGATGAAGATTTGAAAGCTTTGAACGTTAGCGAAGGAGATAGGCTCTTGCTCAAGCTCAAGGGTCAGCCATTTGCCATAATGGATGTTGAGGAGATCTACAAGATCGATCCTAAGGATGTGGCGACGAGGACATTCGGAACACCAGAGAATAACCCAGAGGTCGTAAGACAGCCATTTGATGAGAAGCATCCGGGTTGGATGATATACAGATGCATGCATCCAAACGTAATCGCTGGTAAATGGACGATAATTAACCCGCCAAAGTTCAGAGAGCCGTATGACAGATTCTGGTTCCCACCGAGAAAGTGTAGGGAAGTTATCAAGAATGAGAAGAAGTGGAGAACCGTCATCGCCCACCAGACGAGAAACGTCCCTCACACCGGCCACGAGATGCTGATGAAGTGTGCCGCTTACACGGGTGACATCGAGCCATGCCACGGTATATTGGTAAACGCAATCATCGGAGCTAAGAGGAAGGGAGACTACCCGAACGAGGCAATCCTCGAGGGTCACGAAGCTGTTAACAAGTACGGATACATCAAGCCGTCGAGGCACATGGTAACATTCACGCTTTGGGATATGAGATACGGTAACCCAATCGAATCGCTACTGCACGGTATAATAAGGCAAAACATGGGTTGTACGCACCACATGTTCGGTAGAGACCACGCAGCAGTGGGTGAATACTACGATAAGTTCGCCACCCAAATACTGTGGAGTGAGGGTATTCCAAGCTTTGGCTTTGAGGCTCCACCAAACGAGGTTGACTACGGTTTGAAGATCATTCCACAGAACATGGCCGAATTCTGGTACTGTCCGATCTGTGGAGAAATAGCCTACAGCGAGAACTGTGGACACACGGATGCAAAGCAGAAGTTCAGCGGATCATTCTTAAGAGGTATGGTTGCCGAGGGTGTCATGCCTCCAAAGGTCGTGATGAGACCAGAGGTTTACAAGGCGATAGTCAAGTGGTGGAAGGTCTTCAACTATCCGTTCGTGAACAACAAGTACTTGGAGTACATAAACAAGGAGCTTGAGATTGATTTGGAGCCGATGGAGATTCCTAAGGCGTGA
- a CDS encoding FAD-dependent oxidoreductase has product MEKNVGVYICTGCGIDQLDIEKIKGVVENEFKITPKVHKALCSREGVEMIKEDIKNGVNAVVICGCSPRVKQDVFNFGKDIITVRVNLREDVVWSHDIDEHAQELAEDYVRMGIVQAQKTELPEPYLEETSKDILVVGGGVTGLTAALECAKAGYKVYLVEKESELGGWVRKFKKILPGKFPYREPVDAESYINEKINEVMNNENITVYTSTKIKSISGQPGMFNVVVDREGNEEVFKVGAIVVATGWKPYDPTKLSNLGYGLPGVVTNIELEQMIKEGKLEVDGKAVKDVAFILCAGQRDPEHIPYCSTVCCLTSLKQALCIREMNKDANVFVFYKDLRTVGIYEEFYKQAQQDEGIFLTKGEVKSITQNGDKLRVEVTNTLLGEDITVDVDMVVLVTGMLSSMYGLYTVKEEYPDEGEPPYSHIKPAVPKEVAFENRGKEWILNLQYRQGPELPTLKYAFPDSHYICFPYESRRTGIYPAGCVRAPMTIRDCELDARGAALKAIQTVELVAKGATIFPRTGDIDYPNFFLQRCTQCKRCTEECPFGALDEDEKGTPQPNPLRCRRCGICFGACPEKIISFKQYSVDMISSMIKSISVPSEEGKLRILVFACENDAYPAIDMAAKNGLKFSPLVRIIPVRCLGSVNVVFIADAMSKGIDGVLMLGCKFGEDYQCHFIRGSELANRRMENVKETLNRLFIEPERVKIVQVEISDWPKIPEIINSFVEEIQKIGPNPYKGF; this is encoded by the coding sequence ATGGAGAAAAATGTTGGTGTTTACATTTGTACGGGCTGTGGTATAGATCAGCTGGACATAGAGAAAATTAAAGGCGTTGTCGAAAACGAGTTCAAGATCACCCCTAAGGTTCACAAAGCCCTCTGCAGTAGAGAAGGCGTTGAAATGATCAAAGAAGACATAAAGAATGGTGTTAACGCTGTTGTAATCTGTGGATGTTCTCCAAGAGTTAAGCAGGATGTATTTAACTTCGGTAAGGACATTATAACGGTCAGAGTAAACCTTAGAGAAGATGTTGTCTGGAGTCACGATATCGATGAGCACGCACAGGAGTTGGCTGAGGATTACGTCAGAATGGGTATAGTCCAAGCTCAGAAGACAGAGTTGCCAGAGCCTTACTTGGAAGAAACTTCAAAGGATATACTCGTGGTTGGAGGAGGAGTAACGGGATTAACGGCTGCACTGGAGTGTGCTAAGGCTGGTTACAAGGTATACTTGGTCGAGAAAGAAAGCGAATTGGGTGGATGGGTCAGGAAATTCAAGAAGATTCTGCCGGGTAAGTTCCCGTACAGAGAGCCAGTCGATGCAGAATCTTACATCAACGAAAAGATAAACGAGGTCATGAACAACGAAAACATAACTGTATACACATCAACCAAGATAAAGTCAATCTCAGGACAGCCGGGAATGTTCAATGTTGTTGTAGATAGAGAGGGTAATGAGGAAGTCTTTAAGGTCGGAGCAATCGTCGTTGCGACTGGATGGAAGCCGTACGATCCTACAAAACTATCAAACTTGGGCTACGGCTTACCGGGAGTTGTTACAAATATCGAGCTTGAGCAGATGATCAAGGAAGGTAAGCTTGAAGTTGATGGAAAAGCTGTGAAGGACGTTGCGTTCATACTCTGTGCTGGTCAGAGAGATCCCGAGCACATACCGTACTGTTCAACTGTATGTTGCCTTACTTCTCTAAAGCAGGCTTTGTGCATTAGAGAGATGAACAAGGATGCAAATGTTTTCGTCTTCTATAAGGATTTAAGAACAGTCGGAATCTACGAAGAATTCTACAAACAAGCTCAGCAGGATGAGGGGATATTCTTAACTAAGGGTGAAGTGAAGAGCATAACACAAAACGGAGACAAGCTGAGAGTTGAAGTTACAAACACGCTGTTGGGTGAGGATATAACGGTTGATGTAGACATGGTTGTTCTTGTAACTGGAATGCTCTCATCGATGTACGGATTGTACACAGTCAAGGAGGAGTATCCAGATGAAGGCGAACCACCGTATTCTCACATAAAGCCAGCAGTTCCTAAGGAAGTTGCATTTGAGAACAGAGGTAAGGAGTGGATTTTGAACCTGCAGTATAGACAGGGTCCAGAGCTACCAACTCTCAAATACGCATTCCCCGATTCACATTACATCTGCTTCCCGTATGAGAGCAGGAGAACAGGTATCTATCCAGCTGGGTGTGTTAGAGCACCTATGACTATAAGGGACTGCGAGTTGGATGCAAGAGGTGCCGCTCTAAAGGCAATCCAAACTGTCGAGTTGGTTGCGAAGGGTGCTACGATATTCCCAAGGACTGGAGATATCGACTATCCGAACTTCTTCCTGCAGAGATGTACGCAGTGTAAGAGGTGTACAGAGGAATGTCCATTTGGAGCTTTGGATGAGGACGAGAAGGGAACACCACAGCCGAACCCGCTCAGATGTAGGAGATGTGGAATCTGCTTCGGTGCATGTCCTGAGAAGATCATATCCTTCAAGCAGTACAGCGTTGACATGATTTCGTCGATGATAAAGTCGATCTCAGTACCATCTGAAGAGGGTAAGCTGAGAATACTCGTGTTTGCTTGTGAGAACGATGCATATCCAGCGATAGACATGGCTGCTAAGAACGGACTCAAATTCAGTCCTTTGGTAAGAATAATTCCAGTAAGATGCCTTGGTTCCGTGAACGTAGTCTTCATAGCGGATGCAATGTCAAAGGGTATCGATGGAGTATTGATGCTTGGATGTAAGTTTGGAGAGGACTACCAGTGTCACTTTATAAGAGGTTCCGAATTGGCTAATAGGAGAATGGAGAACGTGAAAGAAACTTTGAACAGACTGTTCATAGAGCCAGAGAGGGTTAAAATCGTTCAGGTCGAGATATCAGACTGGCCAAAGATTCCTGAAATCATAAACAGCTTTGTTGAGGAGATTCAGAAAATTGGCCCCAACCCATACAAGGGATTCTAA
- the aprB gene encoding adenylyl-sulfate reductase subunit beta, translating into MPSYVNPDKCDGCKALERTACQYICPNDLMVLDKEKMKAYNQEPDMCWECYSCVKICPQGAIDMRGYVDFVPLGAQCVPMRGTDAIMWTIKFRNGKILRFKFPIRTTPWGSIQPFEGFPEPSLDNLKNELLAGEPQILDLDKLPEVKKKA; encoded by the coding sequence ATGCCAAGTTACGTAAATCCAGACAAGTGTGACGGATGTAAGGCTTTAGAGAGAACAGCATGCCAGTACATCTGCCCCAACGACTTGATGGTTTTGGACAAGGAGAAGATGAAAGCGTACAACCAGGAGCCAGACATGTGCTGGGAGTGCTACAGCTGTGTGAAGATCTGCCCACAGGGTGCTATTGACATGAGAGGTTACGTAGACTTCGTGCCCCTCGGGGCACAGTGTGTACCAATGAGAGGTACCGATGCAATCATGTGGACAATCAAGTTCAGAAACGGTAAGATTTTGAGATTCAAGTTCCCGATAAGAACGACCCCATGGGGCTCAATTCAGCCATTCGAGGGTTTCCCAGAGCCAAGCTTGGACAACTTGAAGAACGAGCTTCTTGCGGGAGAGCCTCAGATTTTGGACTTGGACAAGTTGCCTGAGGTTAAGAAGAAGGCATAA
- the argB gene encoding acetylglutamate kinase, with product MEKVKVLIEALPYIREFYGSYMVIKIGGHAMVSDAVLESVVKDVLLLYYVGIKPIVVHGGGPEISEKMQKFGIKPKFIDGLRVTDEETMEIVEMVLDGKINSKIVSMFIKNGGKAVGISGKDGLLIVAKKKLIKRKRGDLEEIIDLGFVGETEYVNPDILKILIDHGFIPVVSPVASDLAGNIYNINADIVAGHIASALKAKKLIILTDVPGILKDPKDKSSLISRIKAKDLEKMLESGVFSGGMLPKVEAVLMALKNGVERAHIIEGREHSILLELFTREGIGTMVEP from the coding sequence ATGGAAAAGGTTAAGGTGCTCATAGAAGCTTTGCCTTACATCAGAGAGTTCTACGGCTCGTATATGGTAATAAAAATTGGTGGGCATGCTATGGTTAGTGATGCTGTTCTAGAGAGCGTTGTTAAGGATGTCCTACTGCTTTACTATGTCGGTATAAAGCCAATAGTCGTTCACGGTGGTGGGCCAGAAATTTCGGAAAAAATGCAGAAGTTTGGAATAAAGCCGAAGTTTATAGACGGTTTGAGGGTTACGGATGAGGAAACTATGGAGATTGTCGAGATGGTGCTAGATGGGAAGATAAATTCCAAGATAGTTTCAATGTTCATAAAGAATGGTGGAAAGGCGGTAGGGATTAGCGGTAAAGATGGGTTGCTCATAGTTGCTAAGAAGAAGCTCATAAAGAGGAAGAGAGGAGATTTAGAGGAGATCATAGATTTGGGATTCGTCGGTGAGACTGAATACGTCAATCCTGATATACTGAAGATTCTGATAGATCACGGCTTTATCCCAGTAGTTTCGCCTGTGGCATCAGATTTGGCTGGAAACATATACAACATAAATGCGGACATAGTTGCTGGGCATATAGCCTCGGCTTTAAAAGCCAAGAAGCTGATAATTCTCACTGACGTTCCCGGAATCTTGAAAGATCCAAAGGACAAAAGCTCACTTATATCGAGAATAAAGGCTAAAGACCTTGAGAAAATGCTTGAAAGCGGCGTTTTTAGTGGCGGGATGCTGCCAAAGGTTGAAGCTGTGCTTATGGCTCTAAAGAACGGTGTGGAGAGGGCGCACATAATAGAGGGTAGGGAGCATTCGATTCTGCTCGAACTGTTTACTAGGGAAGGTATTGGAACGATGGTAGAGCCATGA
- a CDS encoding CoB--CoM heterodisulfide reductase iron-sulfur subunit A family protein, with protein MLFCLELKRGISMNVDILVIGGGISGLTAAVEAAETGYSVALVEKNPYLGGRVTQLTKYFPKMCPPYCGLEIFLKRLKNCENLQVITNAKVKKVEGVAGNFNVFVEVRPRFVNENCTACGECEKVCPVERPNDFDFGMDKTKAIYLPHDMAFPPIYVIDPDVCNKCGECVKVCKYDAINLDEQPQELTINAKVIIVATGWNPYDATKLETLGFGKYPNVITNMMMERLASPSGPTKGKIVRPSDGKEPKIVAFAQCAGSRDENHLPYCSAVCCLATMKHALYVREQIPDSKVYIFYIDRRAYGRYEDFFQKVDQDENIVFIRGKVAKVEEGENGNVIVHAEDTETGKKVQMEVELLVLATGMQPTTAVEKIEGLEYDDYGFVVEKEGIIPCGVARMPADVASSNRDATGAVIRAIQVVRG; from the coding sequence ATGTTATTCTGCTTAGAGCTTAAAAGAGGGATTAGTATGAACGTCGATATCTTGGTTATCGGCGGTGGTATTTCTGGCTTAACAGCAGCAGTTGAAGCAGCAGAAACAGGGTACAGTGTTGCACTCGTTGAGAAAAACCCCTACTTGGGTGGGAGAGTTACTCAGCTTACCAAGTACTTCCCAAAGATGTGCCCACCCTACTGCGGTCTTGAGATTTTCCTCAAGAGGCTAAAGAACTGCGAGAACTTACAAGTGATTACAAATGCAAAGGTAAAGAAAGTTGAAGGTGTTGCAGGGAACTTCAACGTATTCGTTGAGGTAAGACCGAGATTTGTAAACGAGAACTGTACCGCTTGTGGAGAATGCGAAAAGGTTTGTCCTGTTGAGAGACCAAACGACTTCGACTTCGGAATGGACAAGACAAAGGCGATATACTTACCGCATGACATGGCTTTTCCACCAATCTACGTGATTGATCCAGATGTTTGCAACAAGTGTGGAGAATGCGTTAAGGTTTGCAAATACGATGCGATAAACTTGGATGAACAACCTCAGGAATTGACTATAAACGCCAAGGTGATAATCGTTGCAACCGGCTGGAATCCTTACGATGCCACCAAGCTTGAAACGTTAGGATTTGGCAAGTATCCAAACGTAATAACAAACATGATGATGGAAAGGTTGGCTTCTCCAAGTGGGCCAACAAAGGGTAAGATCGTTAGACCTTCCGATGGAAAAGAGCCCAAGATCGTAGCTTTCGCCCAGTGTGCCGGTTCAAGAGATGAGAATCATCTGCCGTATTGCTCTGCAGTTTGCTGTTTGGCAACGATGAAGCACGCTCTGTATGTAAGAGAGCAAATCCCAGATTCAAAGGTTTACATCTTCTACATAGACAGGAGAGCTTACGGAAGATACGAGGACTTCTTCCAGAAGGTTGATCAGGATGAAAACATCGTATTCATTAGGGGTAAGGTTGCAAAGGTTGAGGAGGGAGAGAATGGGAATGTCATAGTTCACGCTGAAGATACAGAAACTGGCAAGAAGGTTCAGATGGAAGTAGAGTTGCTTGTATTGGCAACTGGAATGCAACCGACAACAGCTGTTGAGAAGATTGAGGGACTGGAATACGACGATTACGGATTTGTAGTAGAGAAGGAGGGAATAATTCCCTGTGGTGTAGCGAGAATGCCAGCTGACGTAGCCTCAAGCAATAGAGACGCTACTGGAGCGGTTATAAGAGCTATTCAAGTGGTTAGGGGGTGA
- the hjc gene encoding Holliday junction resolvase Hjc: MRKGYRFERELLHKLWEIGFAAVRTPASGVMSYPCPDIIAGNGKTYLAIEVKMRSSLPLYLSKDEVNSLKEFAEKFGAKPLIALKVKGMRWRFFTLDMLVECRSNYKIDESIFYKGFDFDELRGLKQLRFEH; the protein is encoded by the coding sequence ATGAGGAAAGGATACAGATTTGAGAGGGAGCTACTGCACAAACTTTGGGAGATAGGTTTCGCCGCTGTAAGAACTCCAGCAAGTGGTGTAATGAGCTATCCCTGTCCCGATATAATTGCGGGAAATGGGAAGACTTATTTGGCAATAGAGGTAAAGATGAGATCGTCCTTACCTCTATACCTTTCCAAAGATGAAGTTAACAGTTTGAAAGAGTTTGCGGAGAAGTTCGGAGCCAAGCCACTCATAGCTTTGAAGGTTAAGGGTATGAGGTGGAGGTTCTTCACATTGGACATGCTTGTGGAATGTAGGAGCAATTACAAGATTGACGAAAGTATATTCTATAAAGGCTTCGATTTTGACGAGCTTAGAGGCTTAAAGCAGCTCAGATTCGAACATTAA